One Rhinoraja longicauda isolate Sanriku21f chromosome 19, sRhiLon1.1, whole genome shotgun sequence genomic window, tacccccgttcctgctttctccacataccccttgattccgttagccctaagagctgcagtgtacctaactctctttgaaaacatccagtgaattggcctccaccggcttctgtgtctgaagaaaggtctcgacttgaagggtcacctctccagagatgctgccagtccctctGCGTCACCCCAGCTttttccatcttcggtttaagccagcatcagcagttccttcccacacattctatCTTTGACTAACGCATTTACTTTTGGGATTTGCACTTCAAAAGGAGTGTAGCTTCCACGGAGAGAAGGCAATGCAGTTTTACTGTGATACCAGCAGTTAGAGGATTGTGtgattaaaaaagacacaaagtgccggagtaactcagcgggtcaggcagcatctctggagaacatggataggtgacgtttcacagagtgctggagtaactcagcgggtcaggcagcatctgtggagaacatggataggtgacgtttcacagagtgctggattaactcagcgggtcaggcagcatctctggagaacatggataggtgacgtttcacagagtgctggagtaactcagcgggtcaggcagcatctctggagaacatggataggtgacgtttcacagagtgctggagtaactcagcgggtcaggcagcatctctggagaacatggataagtgacttttcaggtcggaccctttcttcagactaattgcatatttttttagtttagtttagatacagcgcagaaacacagagtctgcaccgaccagcgatccccgcacattaacactatcctacacacactagggacaatttacatttataccaagccaattaacctacaaacccgtacgtttttgaagtgtgaaaggaaactgaagatctcggagaaaacccaagcaggtcacggggagaacgtgcaaactccgtacaaacagcacccgtagtcgggatggaacctgggtctctggcgctgtgaggcagcaactctaccgctgcgctactgtgctgatTTATAGGGGTGTGGGGAATGTTGGAAAACAGGTGGGGGCAAGATAAGGTCTGGCAGGTTAaaggtggatttattcacaaaatgctggagtaactcagcaggtcaggcagcatctcgggagagaaggaatgggtgacgtttcgggtcgagacccttcttcagactgatgtcgggggtgggacaaaggaaggatataggtggaggcaggaagatagagggagatctgggaagggggaggggaagggagggacagaggagctatctgaagttggagaagtcgacgttcataccaccgggctgcaaactgcccaggcgaaatgtgaggtgctgctcctccaatttccggcgggcctcactatggcactggaggaggcccatgacagagcggtcagactgggaatgggagggggagttaaagtgctgggccaccgggagatcagttgcgttaatgcggaccgagcgcaggtgttcagcgaagcgatcgccgagcctgcgcttggtttcgccgatatagatcagttgacatctggagcagcggatgcaatagatgaggttggaggaggtgcaggtgaacccctgtctcacctggaaggactgtttgggtccttggatggagttgaggggggagacaggTGAGGTGGGTGGTTGATCGGCAGATAGTtggggacaaaggccagagaggaAAAGACAGATGGTGTGAGAAGCgtgagctggctctggagagggtccagaggaggtttataaggaCGATCCCAGGAAcgtgtgggttaacgtatgatgagcgtttgtcggcactgggcctgtactcgctggagattggaagaatgagggggggtcctcattgaaacgtacagaacagtgagcggcctggatagagtggatgtggagaggatgtttccaatagtgggagagtctagggtgagaagtcgtagcctcagaatgaaaggatgttcctttagagatgagaaggaatttctttaggtcaacacaaaatgctggagtaactgagcaggacaggcagcatctctggatagaaggaatgggtgacgtttcaggtcaagacccttcttcagatgatgtcAGGGGACAGctaaaatgtagtcggaaacagtgAGACTGgtaggaaagagggggagagaggggaaagcaagggctacttgaagttggagaagtcaatgttcataccgctggggtctaagatccccaagcgaaatatgaggtgctgttcctccaatttgcgctgggcctcactctgacagtggaggaggcccaggacagaaaggtcagcgcgggagtgggagggggagttgaagtgttgagccaccgggagatcaggttggttcaggcggactgagcggaggtgttcaacaaaacgatcgccgagcctgcgcttggtctcgccagtttacaggagtccacatctggagcagcggatacagtagatgaggttggaggaggtgcaggtgaacctctgtctcaactgAAAACACTGtcgggggtccttggatggagtcgaggggggaggtaaagggacaggtgttgcatctcctgtgggtgatggggaaagtgcccggggagggggtggtttgggtgagaagggacgtgtggaccagggagttgcggagggaacggtctctgcggaaagcagaaagggaaggCGATGGGAAGATGGGGCTAGTGGTAGGATCccggtggaggtggtggaaatgtcggcggattatgtgctgtatgtcaaggctgatgaggtggaagatgaggacaagggagactgtgtctttgttacgaatggggtgaagggggagcaagagcggagctgcgggatatcgaggagaccctagtgagggcctcatctataatggtagaggggaagccccgttccctaaagaatgcggacatctccgatgacttgGTGTGGAACACCTGATCCTGggcttagacggaggaattgggagtcagGGATGGAgtgtttacaggaagcagggtgggaagatgtgttgtctagatagctgtgggagtcagtgggtttgttatagatgtcagtcgatactctgtctcctgtgatggagacggtgagatcaagaaacggtagggagatgtcagagatggtccaagtgaatttgagtgcaggatgcaaatcagtcaagtctgctctgccattcaatggaaacgtaggtggaggggaaggaaagAAATAGGTGTGAGACTAGATGGGGAGCACAGGGGCGAAGTGAGGGAGGAGGTTGGTACTTACCTAAAATTagaaatttctttcatcagaggttggtgaatgtggaatgctttgccacttaaggctgtgaagaaagccaatggaatgttggccttcataacaagaggagttgagtataggagcaaagaggtccttctgcagttgtacagggccctagtgagaccgcacctggagtactgtgtgcagttttggtctccaaatttgaggaaggatattcttgctattgagggcgtgcagcgtaggtttactaggttaattcccggaatggcgggactgtcatatgttgaaagactggagcgaccaggcttgtatacactggaatttagaaggatgagaggagatcttatcgaaacgtataagattaaggggttggactcgtttgaggcaggaaacatgttcccaatgttgggggagtccagaacaaggggccacagtttaagaataaggggtaggccatttagaacggagatgaggaaaaactttttcagtcagagagttgtgaatctgtggaattctctgcctcagaaggcagtggacgcaaattctctgaatgcatccaagagggagctagatagagctcttaaggatagcggagtcagggggtatggggagaaggcaggaatggggtactaattgagaatgatcagccatgatcacattgaatggcggtgcgtacaggctcgaagggccgaatggcctactcctgcacctattttctatgtttctatgtcagttcCACCCAGGTTTTCACACACCCGCAGGGGCActttacagtggacaattaacttaccagtctgcacgtctttgggatgtggaatgaaaccagagcaccaggggtAAACgcacgtggagaacgtgcaaactccacacttacagcaccagagggtaGAGTTGAACCCACATtattggaactgtgaggcagcagctcttgaaAGTGCCACCACCAACCTGCCAAAGTCCTAgttccttggatagacacaaaaggctggagaaactcggcaggtcaggcagcatctctggagaaagggaataggcgacgtttcgggtcgagacccttcttcacgctgagtcaggggaaaaggaaaacgagagatatagacagtgatgcagagacatagaacaaacgcataaaagatatgcaaaaaagtgacgatgataaaggaaacaggccattgttggctttgggcttggtgaaaacgagttacaatgAGACTCGACAAGACGACACTGAAACTCACACAACgattagggtgggggggggggggggggagacggagagaggggatacaagggatacgaacttagagaaatcaatattcaacagtctgtagaagggtctcgacccaaatgtcacccattctttctctccggagatgctgcctgtgagttacttcagcattttgtgtcgtatcttcaatattcataccagtgggttgtaagctgcccaagcaaaatatgagcagTACctttgtatctctaatctaaactaaaattggCTGAGTGCTGGTTGAATGGCAGCAGAGACCCTGTGGGTTGAATGGTCTTCTGTTCCACATTTGTTCTGTACATGCGGTGGACGTTGGCATTGCAGGCAGACAGTGAGAGTAGTGCTTTGAACAGCCAGGTTGAGTTGCCTACTTCAGCCAGTGCAGGCCTTCAGGTGAAGGTGGTGTCACACTGGGAAGAGAGTTAtagagtgtggaaccaggcccttcggcccaacttgcccagactgaCCTGCGTCCAGGATGGCGCACaccccaggcgactatttgcctgCTAGCAGAAGCAGATCCACAAACtcatattacaatcactccacactcttaaatctctcaataaaccttattcccttgtgtatctatacactatgaatggctcgattgtaatcatgtattgtctttctgctgactggttagcacacaacataagcgtttcactgtacctcggtacacgtgacaataaactaaactgaaactgaccaacatttcccatatacactagtctcacgtttggtccatatccctccaaacctgtcctatccatgtacctgtctaattgcttctcaaacgttgggatagtcccagcctcaactacctcctctggcagctccttcatacacccaccaccctttgtgtgaaaaagctacccctcaaattccgataaaatctttcccccttcaccttaaaccttatgtcttctggttcttgattcccctactctgggcaagactctgtgcgtcAACCCGAtatagtcctctcatgattttatacacctctctaaggtcacccctcatccacctgctctccaaggaatggagtcccaacctactcaacctctccctctagctcagaccctcgagtctgggcagcatcctcgtaaatcttgtcttTGTGGGAATTGGATGTTACAAGAGCAGATATTCTTCCCACTTCACATAACTTGTGCGTGAGATTgggaagggtggatggtaaatgtgCGGGAGAAGGCACTTTTAGTAAGTCAGGAGTTGTGGGAAAGAGACCTTGGTGAGTTGCTTCATTGGTTTTAGTGGACGATGTTGAAATCGGGCCAAAACTATGGTTGCCTTTATTCACggactgaaggggggggggggtgtttgaatAACTGTGGCTTTGTTGATTCGGAAGATGAAGATGAATGCCTCTTTATCGTCTTTTGTATCGTGCTTTCAAACTACTTGTCACAGGCAGCCACAGGGCGTTTGCGAACGGTCATGAACTTTACCGGTGTGGAGGCTGTGATTTATCCAGCTTGCTCTCTCACGCCACATGCCGTTTGCTTAGTTCAGTTCTAGTtctagattggagatacagcgcagaaacaggcagcttcagcccaccaagtctgccctGACCtgcaattcccgcacactaacactatccgacacactggggacaatttacaattatcccaagccaattaacctacaaatctgtgggacattggagtgtgggagtaaaccacagatcccggagaaagcccacgcaggtcacggggagaacgtagaaactgcaagcagaaagacacaaaatgctggagtaactcagcgggtcaggcagcatctcgggagagaaggaatgggtgacgtttcgggtcgagaccctccttcagtctgaagaagggtctcgacccgaagcgtcacccattccttctctcccgagctgctgcctgacctgctgagttactccagcattttgtgtctaccttcgatttaaaccagcatcgtcagttttttttccccacacaactccatacagacagcacccgtggtcaggatcgatcccggggaggcagcaactctactgctgcgccctgtGTTAAGCTGCCCCGAGAGTGtgcgtgagtggtagaatctgggtggTGTTGATGGGACTGTGAGGAAAATTAAAATGGGATAGTGCAGGATCGGTATAAATGGGTGTTTGGTGGACAATGTGGACCCTGTGTTGAAGGctgtgttcccatgctgtatctccctaGGAGAAGGAGGGGCACTTCATCATGTACCATGAACACAGGGTGCCCCCTTCTGCTGAGGAGATGACCGCGAGTGTGGCCCGTTATCCCGGGAGATGTTGAACCCAGTTGTTTGCTGAAATGTCTTTATTCGTGAGAAGAACAACATTTCAACAGTTCACATAAATAGCTAAAAACATGAcacgttatttttttttaaaaaggtaaaaTACTGCTGACGCTCCAGACCTGAAAGGAGAGGGAAGATCGAACAGGGTCAGAGTTTCTTGGCGGGTCTGGGGTGTGGGGTTTCAGTTGTTGGGCCTAGGTTAGGATCTGTAgatatccatcaattcttccattATCCCGGGGCATTGACAGCAAACAACAGTACTCTTGAAATGGAAGTGAGTCAACGTTTCCCTGTCGGGTTTAGCCCAGCTTACGTACGCACCGCAAGATGGCAGGCAATAATAACAAGCAGGCCATGGGGGCCGCGGCTCCAGGAGTTGAGGGGTCAAGGAACAGCCATGACACGTCTCAAAATGGTGGCCCCTGTCGAAGCTCTCGTATGCGAGACAGCGCCAGCCAACATCACCGCTCTCCCTCGGCAGCACCCAGGCCGTGCCCAGTGTGTGGTTGGCCGAGTTCTGGTTGATAAACGGTTCCAACCCCCGAGCCCGTTTCAATCTCCTCAGACACCGTACTGACTCACGGAGTATCTTCCCGTTCGAGTCCCATAAATATTAAAAGCAAAGGGTGACCGTAAAAAACACTTCAATGCGCAGCACCAgaatctacatatatatatatccaaatatatatatatatatatatatgcgttttgttttaaatataattaaatactaaacttctgtaaaaattgtcagcATCTTGTGAATGGAAGATTTGTGTGTGTTGGACGGGGGTTTCAGGCTGGGGTTAGCAAGCTTGTTAGTAACTCAGGTTGTCGAGGAGTATGATCCTTCAAGACGTGTTCGCTGCCTCTCTCGTCCCGTGTCCCGGATGGGCGGCTGACCCGCACCCCTCAGCTGTCCCGCCCCACCCTCAACTTTGACCGaggcaggcgggggggggggggttggttacCTCCTTCCTCACCCTggctgtggggaggctggggtcaGAGGTCGGTGGGGCCGCTGAGTTCAGAGGGCACGTCGAGGTCGGGCAGAGGGGCGGCAGCGTGGTAGAGCTTGGCACAGGCGTTGCGGTGGCGGGTGAAGCTGTCCCTCCACATGAACTTCTTGCCGCAGTAGTGGCACTCGTAGGGCTTGTGGCCAGTGTGGATCTTCATGTGGCCCATCAGGTGGTGCTTCATCTTGAACTTCTTGTTGCAGATGGGGCACCCGAAGGGGCGCACGTTGAGGTGCATGCTCATGTGCCGGTCGCGCTGGCTCTTGTGGGCAAAGCTCTTGCCGCACTGGCACGGGTAGAGTTTGTAGACGCCGCCGGGGAAGTCGGAGCCTGCGGGCGGGTTGCAGGAGCTGGGGCCCGCCTCGCCCAGCACGCCGTACGCCCCGTTCTCCTGGATCTCGCCCGGCAGCCCGTTGCCCTGCAGGAGCCCCCCGTTGGGGCTGACGGCCCCGGTCCGGTCGAAGTGGAAGTCGTCGGAGGAGCCGTAGTAGTCGACGGGCTCGTCGTAGCCCGGGTCCTCGTTGAACTCGTCGTAGTCTTCCGCCACCGAGTACTCCGGGAAGTGGGAGGAGGGGTCTcgctcgccccctccctccagcttccTCTTGCCAGGGGCGGGCACGAAGTGGCGCTGCTCCTCGCTGCCTTGCGACCTGCCTTCCTCCTGCTTGCCGCCCTTCACCAGGACCCAGCGCTTGTGCGGCACCATGTTGGTCTGGCTGTACGTGGGCGCGGGGTCGGGGCAGTCGGCGCTGTTGCTCACGCCCGCGCCACCCTCCCCGGCAAACTTCTCCCTCTCCACAGAGTTGCTGATGACGTTGTCCTGctccgtctcccggcccggggaAGCCGGCCCCGCAACCTTCtggccctcctcctcctcctcctcctcctcctcctcgtcttcttcctcctcctcctcctggtgGTGGCCCTCCATCTTGATGTCGTCCTCTTCGGGCCTCTCGAACTTGGCGGGCACGTTGGCCCCGGTCTCGGCGCCGTGCCAGGGGCTGAGGTAGTTGCTGCTGCTGGGCGACTGGTTCTGGCTGCTGGCCTGGTGGCTGGGGGCGGGCACCGACTGGctctcctgcagcagctcggTGCACTTGTCCACCACATGCCACATCTGCAGGAAGCTGGCCACCGTCAGGTAGCTGACGATCTCCGGCGACAGGATGGTCAACTTgccggtgtaggaggaggccaggaCGTTCTCGAAGGCCTTGGGGCTCATCACGCCGGGCAGGACAATGCGGCTGGCGTTCTTCAGGAGCACCTGGTCGTGGAAGTAGGGCGAGGACGCTGCCAGCACCGCGCGGTGGGCCCGGAACATCTGGCCCTGGAGGTGGATGGTGATGTCGCACAGCTTGCCCTCCATGCGCTGTTGGTTCAGCTTCCGCAGCAGGTTGTTGCCGAAGTTTGGgaactccacctgaaacatccctGGCTCCATGGGCCTTCCGGCGGCACCTCCGGCTCTACCTGGGGGAGGCAGAAGCAAAACAAACCACGATCAGGCATGAGTggcggcatgatggcacagcggcagagttgctgcttgacagcgcttacagcgccagagacacggctgAATCCCCACTACCGGTGCttttccgtacggagtttgtacgttccctctgtgactgcgcgcgtttgctccgagatctttggtttcctcccatactcccaaagacgtacaggtttgaaggttaattggctttgtataaatgtacaaAGATTTcccctgatgtgtgtgtgtgtaggatagtgttaatgcactggGATCGTtgctcggtgcggactcggtgggccgaagggcctgtttccacgctgtatctccaaactaaatccacacacacacgcctttagaaatgtcacctatcttttttctccagatatgctgcctgatccactgagttactccaccactttgatgCCTACCTTCAGACATCCAATGCTCCAGCCTGGCCCTCATTGGGTGATGTGCAAACATCTACCTAGTCCCACACACATCTCTGGAGGCCCTCCCACTCCCTGTCTCTCAGTGCTATGTGCTCCTGGGAAAGCAAGAACGAGAggcactgtagcgcagcggtagagttgctgctttacagcgaatgcagcgccggagactcaggttcgatcctgactacgggtgctgcactgtaaggagtttgtacgttctccccgtgacctgcgtgggttttctccgagatcttcggtttcctcccacactccaaagacgtacaggtatgtaggttaaatggctgggtaaatgtaaaaattgtccctagtgggtgtaggatagtgttaatgtacggggatcgctgggcggcacggatttggagggccgaaaaggcctgtttccggctgtatatatatgatatgatatgataggccaTGCCAACAGCCTGACTCCTCCGCAAAGTTATACAGATAGagaatggaaactggcccttcggcccagagaccACATCGACCACctctcacccatttacactaatccaacaGAAAccccaatttatttatttttttgtagACTTTTTTCagaggcacaggcccttcggcccaccaagtttgcgcagaccaacgatccccgtacactaacactatcctgcacacaccagggacaatttacaattttaacgaagccaattaacccacaaacctgcacgtctttggagtgtgagagcaaaccggagcacccggagaaaaccccatgcttttctcagggagaaggtacaaactctgtacagacagcatcatccacaatcaggatcaaacctaggtctccagcgctgtgaggcagctcagGATGGTGGCTCATTCACCAAAGGCATTGCAGGTGCACTGATTTACACAAGTGCAGAGAATTTACAGTGCCTTGTTGATAAGATGATGGGGGAAATGTGGAGAGCAATGTTGGACAAGGGTAGGAGATCGCAGAGCAATAGGTGAGTCTAGCACGATCCAATAATCAATGtacataaattctaggagcagaatgaggtcatTCGGGCTATCAAGTCTATCAATcatgctccctcacccccctgccgtgcggcgctccctcacccacccacacgccgacagtgcggtgctcccccaccacccacactcccagtgtggagctccctcacccactcccacagtgtggagctccctcacccacccacactcccacagTACAGCGCTCCCCCAACCACACTCAGTGTGGAGCTCCCCCACCCACATTCccagtgtggagctccctcacccccccccccacccacagtgtggagctccctcaccccccccccccccgcccacagtgtggagcctcactcaccccccccccccaccgtgtggagcctcacccacccccccacccacagtgtggagcgtcacccacccacactcccacagtgtggagctccctcccccacccacactcccagtGTGgatctccctcacccacccacagtGTGGAGCCTCAAACAGTGTGGAGACTCACCCACACTCCCCCATCCAGTGTggagctcccccaccccccacccagagtgtggagctccctcacccccccacccacagtgtggagctcccccccctcccacagtgtggagctccctcacccccccccccacccagtgtggagctccctcacccccccagtgtggagctccctcacccccccccccagtgtggaactccctcacaccccccccccccacagtgtggagcttcctcaccccccccccccacagtgtggagctccctcaccccccccccccccacagtgtggagctccctcacccacccacagtgtggagctccctcacccactcccacagtgtggagctccctcacccactcccacagtgtggagctccctaacccccccccccccccagtgtggagcttcctcacccacccactgtgtggagctccctcacccacccccccaccagtgtggagctccctcacccacccacagtgtggagctccctcacccactcccagtgtggagctccctaacccccccacccccacagtgtggagctccctcacctcccctcccccacagtgtggagctccctcacccacccacagtgtggagctccctcacccactcccacagtgtggagctccctcacccactcccagtgtggagctccctcacctccccccccccacagtgtggagctccctcacccccccccccagtgtggagctccctcacccccccccagtgtggagctccctcaccccccacacacagtgtggagctccctcgccccccccccccctcacagtgtggagctccctcaccccccccccccacagtgtggagctccctccccccccccccccacagtgtggagctccctcacccccccccccccacagtaaagccggcgctccctccctccctccctccctccccgggcTACGCACCTACTCGAGGCCCAGGCTGTGGCGGGGAAGCCGCGGCCTACAGGGCGGCGCTGTCCCGGGACGTCTCGTGCTCTCGGCCACCGGAGCATTCACCGCCTGcactgggatgggatgggatgggcccGGGTCCGACTACGGCCggggaggagcaggaggaggaggaggaggatgatggGGGTCCGGGactcggcggagggtcggagccGCCGCTTGGGCTTCGGGAATGTTCGGAGCCGCCGCCGTTGCCGTTGCCGTTGCCGTCGCTGCTGGGCTTCGGCTTCACTCGGCAGAACCGCCGCTCGGGCTTCGGGAATGTTCGTTAAAGTCGCCGATACTGAAGCGCAGTTACGCAAAGGGGCGGAACGACCGCCATTTTAGtgagcaaaccccgccattttagtaagcagattttcgtcatttcagtaagcaaatcccgccattttagtaagcaaaccctgccatttcagtaagcaaaccctgccattgtagtaaacaaaccccgccattgTAGTGAGCAAActtcgccattttagtaagcagattttcgtcatttcagtaagcaaaccccgccattttagtaagcaaaccgtgccatttcagtaagcaaaccctgccatTATAGcaggcaaaccccgccattttagtacgcaaaacccgccattttagtacgTAAAAACCCCGCCATTACAGTACGCAAACCCCGCCATTgtagtaaacaaaccccgccattgTAGTGAGCAaacgccgccattttagtaaggaaaaacccgccattttagtaagcaaaaccccgccgttttagtaagcaaaaccccgccgttttagtaaacaaaccccgccattttagtaagcaaaccctgccatTATAGTacgcaaaccccgccattttagtaagcaaaccctgccatTATAGTacgcaaaccccgccattttagtaagcaaacgcCGCCATTgtagtaaacaaaccccgccattgtagtaaacaaaccccgccattttagtaagcaaaaccccgccattgtagtaagcaaaacccgccgttttagtaagcaaaaccccgccgttttagtaagcaaaaccccgccgttttagtaagcaaaatcccgccgttttagtaagcaaaccccgccgttttagtaagcaaaccccgccattttagtaagcaaaaccacgccgttcgctctgcctctcgtgagtgtaatcagtgttttgggggaacagtatgtttgacgataccattaaaaaaacacagaatatatctcatctatcgttttaaagatt contains:
- the LOC144602552 gene encoding uncharacterized protein LOC144602552, which produces MEADGKVLYVDFPNFSSTLLENLNQQRLEGKFCDISVQVQGKVFQAHRAVLAASSPYFHDQVLFRNASRLVLPGAMDARAFESILASCYAGRLAVVPADIVSYLTVGSFLQMWHVVDRCTELLRDREPPPAPGPGPHNHGRAAADSQSPSSSNYFSPCKEVPASVSAKPDQGEEMLEDELLEDEEVDPEQKVTSNQGARGVSGPSARQPRHQGWVLVKEEKVEGEEEEEGEEEEDEEEEDDDLVLTCEEDDHHFVKSAGGCRPSDPCSLSISGVCTLAKPQPRPLPPGPPNLAPGEAEPADFCGSTVDFPYDAAEEGPHCFAPAPSLLLLPGGGPQEPRHGAAGSAVPAGGGCKDFACHCGKSFTHRSQRDRHVNMHLNLRPFACTLCNKKFKMKHHLVEHMKIHTGHKPFECHVCAKKFMWRDSFLRHRAACEKLQRATTLNGAERLQRRVPNNPERVLDAYRVAALSPPSEAGAQRRAGGPAGGSEHSRSRATLRRPERRFCRVKPKPSSDGNGNGNGGGSEHSRSPSGGSDPPPSPGPPSSSSSSSCSSPAVVGPGPIPSHPSAGGRAGGAAGRPMEPGMFQVEFPNFGNNLLRKLNQQRMEGKLCDITIHLQGQMFRAHRAVLAASSPYFHDQVLLKNASRIVLPGVMSPKAFENVLASSYTGKLTILSPEIVSYLTVASFLQMWHVVDKCTELLQESQSVPAPSHQASSQNQSPSSSNYLSPWHGAETGANVPAKFERPEEDDIKMEGHHQEEEEEEDEEEEEEEEEEGQKVAGPASPGRETEQDNVISNSVEREKFAGEGGAGVSNSADCPDPAPTYSQTNMVPHKRWVLVKGGKQEEGRSQGSEEQRHFVPAPGKRKLEGGGERDPSSHFPEYSVAEDYDEFNEDPGYDEPVDYYGSSDDFHFDRTGAVSPNGGLLQGNGLPGEIQENGAYGVLGEAGPSSCNPPAGSDFPGGVYKLYPCQCGKSFAHKSQRDRHMSMHLNVRPFGCPICNKKFKMKHHLMGHMKIHTGHKPYECHYCGKKFMWRDSFTRHRNACAKLYHAAAPLPDLDVPSELSGPTDL